GTCAGAATTTAAGATGAAAGAGATGTTGTTTCAACTATAAATATGCTCAGTCGTACATAATAtcctcaaaacaaaattttctaaaaaacgTATAAATGAAGACAAAACATACTATAAGAACCTCAAAATCCAAATTAActttatgatttgaatttcattgtagcttttaaaataattattagtaaCAGTGTTTCTTACTCGCTACAAACAAACAGAGCAGGAATTATTCCACTAGAATTTTCTATTCATCGATGCAATAAATTGAACTCCAAAGTACCAGGGGAAAGAGATAATGGAAGCATGGGTCTTTGAAGAAACTACGCTCTCACCAATCATGACTTCCTTGTTAGCTTCTCCTTCATCCTCTCCACAGCGGCCCTTAGAGTGTTCTCATCTTTGCAGAATGTAAATCTAACAAGATCTTTCCCATCTTCTGGGTTAAGGTAGAATACACTGGTTGGAATAGCAACCACCCCAACTTCTTTGATCAGATACTCGCAAAAGTCGACGTCATTCTTCAACCCAAAAGGGGTGTGATCGACAATAATAAAGTAGGTTCCGCTTGATGGAAAGACCTTGAAACCAACTGCCTTCAGACCCTCTTCCAAAATGGCTTTCTTTGATAGGTAATCTTTCTTCAGCTCCTCATAGTAAGATTCGGGTGCTCGGAGAGCTGTCGCAGCAGCTGACTGCATTGGTGTGGAAGTAGCAAATGTAAGGAAAGCGTGTGCTTGTCGCACCCCCCACGTCAAATGAGGCGGGGCGATTGCCCAGCCTATCTTCCAACCAGTGAGGGAGAATGTTTTTCCTAATGAATTCATGGTGACGGTGCGCTCAAACATTCCTGGAAGAGAAGCAATGGAAATATGGTCCATTTCAAAAGATAACTTGTCATAAACTTCATCAGCAAAAACGAGCACATCGTTCTCAATGCAGAGAGAGGCAATCTCATTAAGTTCATCCCTTGTGAACATTTTTCCGGTTGGGTTATGTGGTGTGTTAATAAGAACAGCACGAGTATCCTTTGAGATTGCTGACCTGAACTCATTTATAGGGAGAGAAAAATCTGGTGGGCGTAGTGTGATGCACTTGATTTTTGCACCAGCCATTGATAGAGTGGCTTCATAAGAATCATAAAAAGGAGCAAAAAGGATCACCTCGTCGCCAGGATTTATTAAGCCAAGCATAGTTGCGGCAATTGCTTCGGTGCACCCAGAGGTAACTGTAATTTCCTTCTCAGGGTCGACAACAAGTCCAGTATCTTTCTTGAATCTCTCAGAAATGGCCAAGTTCAAATCTGGCACTCCATATCCACGAGCATATTGATTTTTACCATCTTTGATGGCTTGAATTGCTGCTTCCTTTACAAATTCAGGACCGTCGAAGTTTGGGAAGCCTTGGCCAAGGTTTATTCCCCCATATTGAATTGCCAAGTTACTCATTCTAGTGAAAATggttgttttgaacttttccAGCCGGTTTGAAACCTACCAAACAGAGCAGTTTATGTTCAAAGGCAATATTCGTGAGGCTAACAACAAAGATTATCCTAATTTTGAAGTTCTGATGAAAaacttttcttccattcaaGCATATAGTCCTTACAAATCTCTTCTTTACTATAAGAAAACACATATAAATTCCagttattttatatacatatatgaaatataaagcTTCTTCAGCCAATACAGAATCAAAATCTAGGAATCAGACCATGCTTCAAAGCATTACAATTATCCTTGATGCTAAAAGAACAACATAATAGCAGCCATTTAAGTTCAAAAGATAGGATTGGAAATGGAAGAAGGAAAGTGTGTGACTTATTGAACTGAGCCATGATCCAACGAAAACATAATGCTGCATCAGTATATATGCAACTGTACAGCTTATACTAGGCACCATTGCTTCACCAGGAAATTCAGTAAAAGGCTAGTGAAGTAGATTCATACTTCTGATTTACTCGTCTAAATATTAGTAATACCAACAACGTGTAACGCAATAAAAGAGGATCATTCTGGAACATGCAAATCTAATGGCATGGCTGAATGATGAGAGGGAGAAAGTAAACCAACagcttttttgtttgataggAAACGTACTTATATTGAGAACAAAAGtataaagaagaagagttgGAGTACTTCAAAAAAGGGTGAACCACCATGGGTAGAAATTCTTTTGGGTAACTGTGTACAATTGGTTGGGTAAAATTCATATAAGACCAATGTAAAAGCTCGTATTGTAGTTAGTAAAAAGGAATAGGATCTCAACTTTCAGATTTCTGTGAAAgctgacaaaaaaaaaagggatgAGATGTGTATTATGCCcattcaaaaacatttttcaacaTTTCTATAGTGTTTGATTAGAGaattaaaagtaatattgaaaattctcAAAGCACTAAAGCATTGTTTAAAAACTCATTCCAAATGCACACTTCACCACTATGTAAAATTGATAAGTAGATCCATGAACATAAAAGAACTTGAAGCAGCACAGAGGTCTCACCCCCAAACAAGAACAAGCAACAAAACAGAACGTTTTCACAATAACCAGATATTAATCCATTTCCAAACAccaaaaaattatagaattcAAAGGCTTGAGATCAATCAAAACCATAACTCTAGTCCTTGTATTAAGCAACTGAAAATCCATTTCAGAGCTGACccaacaaatcaaaatttctcaatttgcAGAAACTGTATCACGCGATAACCAATCATAAGTGAATGcgaaaggaaaacaaaaccGACAGTCTAAGCATGACCcagaaaagaaatgggaaaTATAATCAAGAACATGAATATGCCAAACCCAATTCCACAAAAAGGCGACGAGAAAGCAAAAACATCGAATTGAACAGAAACCCAGAATAGAAATCATTCaagtgaaaaggaaaaatatgattagGGATGAAGGGGTTACCTGCAATGGCTTCTGAGCGTCGTTGGTCGATCCATTCTGGTCGGAAGCGACGGCGCTTTCAGTGGAAACAGTGGACATGGTGGCCAGAATAGATGAGCGAATAGAGCTTGGTTTTGGGTGAATATTAGTACATCTAAACAAAACGGAAGGTTTGAATTGAAAGCGGTTGAGGGAACAGGTGCAATGCATCCGCATCAGAAATTCTGAATAAAGGAATAGGAATTTGCGTGTTTAAGCTgcacaaaagataaaaagtagGATCATAGAAGGGAAGTAAGAAATTTTACTTGGAATTTCCTTTCGCAAGAGCTGCTGAGTTCAACGCTCGCCAGGGGCTGCGTCAATCGTTGGCCAGGAAAATGAACTCCCTTTGATTTAGCCAGACATGTGTGGTTCCATGCCTCATTTGACTCGTTTCACTTTTATATTACTACTAAATTAGCTAATTTCGTGTCAAAGCAAGCGTGGCTTTACTCGCCCGTTGGTAAGTATAGAGGTTAAATTCTTTAATAAGTTCATTTGTTTGTTCCAAGAACACAAAGTGGTAGCCACACCACaccataattatttttacaagCCAATACctataacttttttgttttctatttctcctctttttatgtttgtttttttagaacatgaactattttcctttttgtgtagtttcttcatttttgtttaaattcctaaaaacgttttttaaattttaaaaacaaaaaatagaaacagttatcaaacacatctgtttaaaaaaaacaaaaaacatgaaCATTATAGTAAACCTTTCATAGGctaaaatatttgtagtttcaatcttcaatccttatttatttaaaatttatatgttcaATTGATGCTCGGGTATGAATTTGGGGAGGAAActtcttttgaaaaagattattttaataaataaaaggataaGCACAGCTTTGGAATTACTTTAACAATCAATATTGAATAATAGCACTGTTTTATGTACCATTTTCAGCTAGAAAAAGATTGTTTATGGGGCaaacttcttttaataaagaaaaggataaGCATCAATTTCTAGAAATGTTTCTTCAGTTTTGAAAACGAGAGGGAGGAAAGTGGTCATCAAAcaaatatgtttataaaaagagagaaataaaaataggaagaaaaaaacatgaacATTATCGCGGCTCTTAGTGACTAAAATGTATGTAGTTTGAATCTCTAgcctttattatatttaaaatttatacattCAATTGATGTTAAAAGGTTTAAATTTATGGAgcaaatttcttttagaaaagattatttgaataaagaaaaggataaGCATCACTTTGGAATTACTTTAATAACGGATGTTGAAATATAGTAGTGTAATAAGTATCATTTTTAGCTAGAACGAGCGGTCAACTAACATAATAATTGTACTATCAATCtcaaaatcaaagttttgaCTCTCCCATTTGTCCCATGAAGATCTTAGGAATGATAGGGGAGTCTAGGAGAGCTCAAAAGACCCATGGATTTATGAAAAGAGCCTGGTGGAGCTTTAGAGGATCCATGGAGAGAGCCTAGGAGAGCTTAAAGGGTCCACGAGGAGCTAATGGAACTTAAGGACCCATTTGATAACGTTtttgtttcatgttttttgtttttgtttctcattttttaagaaacagaCGTATTTGATAACTTTTCTCGTTTTTcattcctaaattttaaagaacatttttcaaaattgggCAAAAATAGTTTCTCCTAGTTTCGTTCcctattttatttgattccaTTTCCTATATATCTTAGAATCTCTAATTGGCTCATTAGTAGAAAAACATGACCAATACGGGTGTaaagggttgggttgggagacattttcaacccaacccatattttcaGGTTGGTTGGATTGGGTTTAGTTGTCAGATtgtacttttttctttctttcataatgtttgtaaagtttaaattgTTGTAACTACTCAATAGTTAAcatttataattatgtttGGTTATGCAAAAAGTGTTATCACTATCGTTTACCCTACAACCTCCTACATGATCCTTTAGCTCTCTATACAATTGTTCAACCTcttacacgatcgtttagctttctaaatgatcgtttacTCTCTTACGCAAttgtttcctttcttctttcaaacaaTCAGTTACTTTTTACATACTCGTTTAACAAAATACTCctacttttattaaataaataatatttatatattattaattagggttgggttgggttgggttgaatcGAATTTTTCAACCCCCAACACGAGATTCAACCCAAttcgaaaaaaaatacaaaatttgtaatcCAACTCAACCCACATTTTAAATCAACCCAACCCACAATTTAAACTAACTCAAACCCTACCCATATAATATGAGTTAGATAATCTAAGTTATTAGGTTATTTGGGTTATTCTTACTCCTATTGTCATGTGGTTATTTTGATCACAAAACCAACGTGCGACACAAAGGTGTTGGGGTTGCACCAATGTAAGCCTAAGAGTAATTGGACTTGTTGGAACAAActaaggaagaaggaaattcgTAGGTAAGAAGTAGGCAAAGAGTTGTAgacaatgtgtttgataaaatgcTTAAGAGAGCTTTGTTGATGAAATCCCAAGGATTCTGTGCTGTCTGTACAAATGGACCCCTTTGGGGTATTTATAGAAGTATACAACCGACTTACAAGCCCTAAACCGCCTTACAATGTCGGCAAAAGCAATCTAGAAAATTCCCGAGCGCTCATGACATTGTCCAGAAGCTTCTGGAGGCGTTTAGGGCCGTCTGGCGCGAGCCTTCGCGCGTGTTCGCGAGCCTTCTCGGTCGCTCACGATTCTTCTGGAAACTTCGAGAGGTTCCCGAATGCTTCTCCGCGCGCTCCGTGTGCTCCGTGTCCGCTTCCCGCGCGCGCGTCCATGCCGCGCGCTCCCATCTGCCGTGTGCGTCCGCTTGTCTGCCTGCCACCCTTACGCGCGCGCGCCCATGTCATGACAGGGCCGCACGCGCCAGTCTCCTGCACATTGGCGTGTCATAGGCTTGGCGTGAACTGGTTCCTCTTCCTTGGGTCTTTGGACTGCTTGGGACTTGGTTGGCTCCTCTTGGGCAATGCTAAGGAGCCTTAATTTGCGAAAAATTTGTTGGGTCATTTTTGGGGCGTGACACCTATAATGACTAAAACAACTTTTATCATCGGTCATGAGTTCAATTCTCAACATTAAtgattttgtattctttttattaattcttttaaatttattttttatattttgtatgttcaatatttctttatttctttttttccctttctttattattttttcatatttatatgtttaatttaattttaaaattttgaatatttagaTGCGtgtattatttgattttcaaatttcatatttgattttaaattttattttctatttagttGGAAAACTatcacaataaaaaataaaatcaaaatatttacacatgatagcaaaaaaaaaagagattcaCAACAAATggatttatatacttttttaaattcccAACCGACCCCTGTAACATTTTGAACTTCGTCTGTGTATTGGTCATcgatcttttctttttcatcaacTCTCATcgattttattcttttcttgcTTTCTAGCTATTTCACTTTACTTCTATTTTGTGATGTTGATTAAAAATGGGCCAGTGACAGAGGAAAAATAATAGCAATTGACGTTGTTTCGGTAATCAGAGGCTTCAGAGAAGTgcatgaaaatgatgaatcCAACAAGTGTAATACAAAGTACAAatggagaaggagaaagagacGAGAAGGAGAATAGAGATGGCAAAAAGGGATAGTCGTGAAGTGATAAAAGCTCTAGGTAGCGGAAGATTTTACATAaccattttcaatttaatttgtgaatCCCAAATACCAATATATTGACActatttagaaacaaaattctaaaatgctaagcatgcttttaaattaaaagatacagaGGATGAAAAACTCATGTAGTTTGACAACGTAGTTTGACGCCTCTTAATCTACtaaaactcaaaattgaaaacattacCCGtcggagaccttcctatcATCTAGGATGAGATTGGTCTGTGAGAACCAATTGAAATAGGAAAAGGTTTagagaaaaactattttgcaGAAAACAAAAGCATAGGTTGAAGAGTTTTCTTTGCATATTTATTACTCTCTTCCCTTAGGGAGTAGAATAGAATCATgtgattctattaatttaaaaatattaaattaataaaaattttaaaccaactaattaatcaaattatatttaattaatatttcatttaaattatatttaatgaatatctctaaaatgttttatagtttaaaattaaatttataataaagtttgtttaaaatatgaactttatattataatgtatcaccatacattatactaattttcaaattaaatttgaaaatttcaaattacaactaatataaataaatctcattaccctttacgagccAGGAAGGGGACCTAATAGACCTACCAGATCAAAAGttacaacgatatgagattaatgggctaaactcattaaccacattaatcaatattcgttaactgtgtgtacactccactaaagactcacaactgaactcttctcactgtagatatatttatgtgtttatatatatagaccaataacagtaagttatTCATTCATAAGTGTTCGTAATACCAGTTGAAgcaaattaccattttaccccTAGCTTACTTCTAGTTCTTAAATATCAATACTCCTCTAATAAACAATctgtttatggtccaaccaataaacaaaatcctctTTCATGTCATAGAGAAAGAAAGCCCTTTGTTAAAGTCCGAGAGACACCATTTAATGAAacatt
This is a stretch of genomic DNA from Cucumis sativus cultivar 9930 chromosome 4, Cucumber_9930_V3, whole genome shotgun sequence. It encodes these proteins:
- the LOC101217124 gene encoding uncharacterized protein LOC101217124 gives rise to the protein MRMHCTCSLNRFQFKPSVLFRCTNIHPKPSSIRSSILATMSTVSTESAVASDQNGSTNDAQKPLQVSNRLEKFKTTIFTRMSNLAIQYGGINLGQGFPNFDGPEFVKEAAIQAIKDGKNQYARGYGVPDLNLAISERFKKDTGLVVDPEKEITVTSGCTEAIAATMLGLINPGDEVILFAPFYDSYEATLSMAGAKIKCITLRPPDFSLPINEFRSAISKDTRAVLINTPHNPTGKMFTRDELNEIASLCIENDVLVFADEVYDKLSFEMDHISIASLPGMFERTVTMNSLGKTFSLTGWKIGWAIAPPHLTWGVRQAHAFLTFATSTPMQSAAATALRAPESYYEELKKDYLSKKAILEEGLKAVGFKVFPSSGTYFIIVDHTPFGLKNDVDFCEYLIKEVGVVAIPTSVFYLNPEDGKDLVRFTFCKDENTLRAAVERMKEKLTRKS